TTTCCCTTCCCGCAGCTTGAAACATTCCGCCGGACAGATGTAGAGGCATGGGCTCCGATCGCATTTTTGGCACACCTCCAACTTCAGGTGGATGTGGGGCTCGGCGTCAACGTCATATTTGTTGAGCGCCAGCCTCTCCGCTATGGTCATGGGACTCATGTTGCCCCTTTCGCCGATATAGCATCTCTGATCATCTGCCAGATAGAGACCTTTCCCTTCATCTCTTCTCGCATGATTTGCCACGCCTTCTTCTTGGGTTTCCC
This genomic stretch from Chloroflexota bacterium harbors:
- a CDS encoding ferredoxin family protein, translating into MSPMTIAERLALNKYDVDAEPHIHLKLEVCQKCDRSPCLYICPAECFKLREGKLSFAYEGCLECGSCRIACDKGAIEWSYPRGGFGVSFEYG